The following is a genomic window from Salvelinus fontinalis isolate EN_2023a chromosome 11, ASM2944872v1, whole genome shotgun sequence.
TAGTTTAATGGTTCCAGCGAAGATCAGTCATTGTGGTTGAAAGTGGgtggaaaatgtattttttgtacactgctgctacgcgctgtctattatctatgcatagtcactttacccctacctacatgtacaaatgacctcggctaacctgtaccccgcacgttgaccctgtaaatagcctcgttattttattgtgttacttttgttgttttttacttaagtttattcagtaaatatttttttcactctttcttgaactgcattgttggttaagggcttgtaagtcagcatttcacggtaaggtctacacttgttgtattcagcgcatgtgacaaataacatttgatttgagtgtgtgtgtttgactgtctCAGGTCTACTCAGGCGACTGGATCCTGCCAGCGTGGTCGGAGTGCGGTCATGACCATACGCTGCAACCCAGAGAAGACGGACCGCGGGCAACTCACagtgcccaggtacacacacctgtctgactgtctgctcaacgtcacctgtctgactgtctgctcaacatcacctgtctgactgtctgctcaatatcacctgtctgactgtctgctcaACGTCAGCTGTCTGACTGTCTTCTCAACGTTACCTGTCTGCTCAACAtcacctgtctgactgtctgctcaatatcacctgtctgactgtctgctcaacgtcacctgtctgactgtctgctcaacatcacctgtctgactgtctgctcaatatcacctgtctgactgtctgctcaacgtcacctgtctgactgtctgctcaACATCTCAGCTGAAAACGTTTGTGTATTCTTTATGTGTGAATTTTCATTAGCGCCTTCTacatttctcctgtgtgtgtgtgtgtgtgtgtgtgtgtgtgtgtgtgtgtgtgtgtgtgtgtgtgtgtgtgtgtgtgtgtgtgtgtgtgtgtgtgtgtgtgtgtgtgtgtgtgtgtgtgtatgtgcgcagTGCGTGCCCTGCAGGTACGTGTGACGGCTGTACGTTTCACTTCCTGTGGGAGAGTGGGAGCGCCTGTCCCCGCTGCACCCAGGATGACTATCACCAGATAGAGGGAGCCTGTAAGGGAGGGGCCCAGGTaacctgttccctctctcttcatctcctttAACACACTCATGCTACTCTTACTTTCACCTCTTGGTATTTCAATTGAACCTACTTTCTCgccttctctactctctctccatcacttcctccctccttccccctcaccttctctctctctctctgtaggagaCTCTGTCTGTGTGGAATGAGCCAAAACTGTGCATCAAAGGCATTTCCCTGCCAGCTAAGAGCTCCGCCCCCTGCGAGGCCATCGCCCTATGGCTAAAGGTGGGGGTAGGGGGCGGGGCCTTCTTGGCTGtgctgctcgtctctctcacctGCTATTTCTGGAAGAAGAACAAGAGGTGATTGACTGACCTGTTAATCAAATAACCATCCTAGCCATAGGCTGTAGTATAACGTTCCTGACTCCTGCATCTCTGTgtcctgtgtgtttctgtgtcacCCCCTGTCAGGCTGGAGTATAAGTATTCTCGGCTGGTGATGTCAGCCAATAAGGAGTGTGAGCTGCCGGTGGCAGATAGCTGTGCCCTGGCCGAGGGGGAGGAGCTTGAGGATGACGTGGTCTACTCCCACAAACCCTCACTGCTCGGGAAACTCAGGGCCATCGCCAacaaggtaggtgtgtgtgtgtgtgtgtgtgtgtgtgtgtgtgtgtgtgtgtgtgtgtgtgtgtgtgtgtgtgtgtgtgtgtgtgtgtgtgtgtgtgtgtgtgtgtgtgtgcgaacatggagtgtgtgtgttaaccctgtgtgtatctctatccttcagcagagggagggagacagcagtgaaTCGGTACAGCTGAAGTCATCCCAGTCTGAGAGATGGGTCTGGGGGTAACGACGAggaagaaagaagagagaaagggaaagaaggaaggaaggaaggaaggaaggaaggaaggaaggaaggaaggaaggaaggaaggaaggaaggaaggagagagagagaaagggaaatagAGAAAGAAGAAGCAAGAGTTGGTAGGGTTGGCACTGAGTTCCATTCCTCTTCATGTCTCCTGGGCTCTGCTTATTCCCGAGGACTCCATCGTGGCTCCAGCTGCTCCAGTTTCCTCTGCAAAGGTACCTGTTCCCATGATTCTGACTGAAACTGGAAAGTGGTTTGGCTCCCCACCCTAGACCCTACCACACAGGGGAACACAACCATGCTTATTGCCATGGATATTGAAGGGCTGCAAATGAAAGAAACTGTCACTGTTtttgtatattttgtattgtCATTTGGAGTTTATCTGTACAGTCATGTCTAAAGTATTCATAATTATTAGTGGTGTTATGATTTATCTTTATTAAATTCTCACTTGCCTTTGGGGCCGTGTTTGTATTTGTGTGCAGTTCTATTAGGCTACacattagtattattattattattattaataataatagtaatacaaCAATAGTTAATGGGGCCTGGAATACTCCTGAGAATACCATGTCTTCTAGAATTAGACCAGTTTGTTGGATATTCGACGGCTATTTGTGCTTTCAAACCTcttgagccacagactccaaataagtgtcatgatgttggAAAAATTGTGCACAACATTGCACAGGTCTTATTTTTGGGCATTCATTTTCTCTCCAAAcctaataaacatgtggaaatgtgagcagcattttgtattcctagttgaattagttagggagcgtgaacaaagtacaaactttttttacattcaaatttcaatagctcattggtcatgtgacctacttgactcaaacaaggttcagaatgtccactgactacctttctatattgcacacccttcagtttgtccattttcatctcacacatTTTTACCTGAATTTTTCAAACATTCTAATTGAAATagttccttggtcatgtgacctagtgacttcaaacaaggttcagaatgccCACTCAgtggcctacacattgcacaccctttagtttgtccattttcacctcacaagattttacatgaatttttcaaAATTTAAAGTTTCAATAGcttcttggtcatgtgacctactggactCAAACAAACTTCAGAATCTCCACGAACTAGCCTTATATATTGCACACGCTTGTTTGTGTACTGTAAAATCACGCAGTGTAACGTACATTTTTCAAAGTTTtacatttcaatagctccttggacATGTCAATTACACACCTAAGAAGCGTGCAGTGGATATATACACCCATATTGCATCACCTCTAGTCATGTATCTTCTATATTGTTGTACATTAATATTAGTTTGACAATTAGAGGGTTCAGTCCAGTGTTGTGTTTACCCTTTTCTTTAATATTTATCTAAAATAATTGGTAGTTCTAAGTACTTATTTTCCCAGTTTTTTATTTTTCCACCGTATTTAACAGCGGTACACAATAGGAGAGAGCCAGATAATATCTCCTTTCATCGTTAATATCAACCATAAAGGAAAAGGGCAAAGTACGAGAGTCatgctattaattgtccaaagcaGGGATGGGGAGTGAGCTAGTGAGGTAGGCTGCAGTGGGTTTGCTGGTCAATACATATACTGAACATGTAACCACAGTGATGGTGGCCAGTAAATCAATGAATAAAAATTGAATATTGACAAATTAAACAGAAATTGTAGACCTTTAAACTTTTCCAACATGTCAACAGACACTTTACTTTAAATAAGTACAAGACATTTCACCGTGTTAACTTTCTCTTTATCCCTGGTTGATGTACATTTCAGAGCCTCTTCAGTGTGGATGGGGTATAGCAGACATTTTCAACAACAAAGACAGCACTTCCAGTTTGTGTTCTTCACTCTTGAACTCTTTTGGCATGCAAAACATTCAATCTAAAACAAAACGTAACACGTTATAAATAATATCAAATATCAATGCAGTATGATGAATTAGCCATCCATTGTGTTATATCATAAATTGTCTTACATGCCGTCACTGTTGTCAAAAGATTATTAACATGTTAGATAAAGTTACTAACCCAGTCTTTGGGCCACATCCAGGTTCTTTATCAGTGGCTCACATGAAGCAGTTGTTGGCTTTGTTGAACTCTGAAATCATAGGCATGAACTGAACATATGGCTGTCCCACACAACTACATAAAAAGAAAGAATTTACATTTAATTTGAAATAAATGTCATAACATACCAGACATTTTTAGTATATCCTCAGCCATTTCTTTTCGCAGTTGCTCCATCTGTTTTTGTGAAGGTTCCATATCAATTTGGGAGTGGATGTTGGGGAGGTTCTGTGCAACTTCCTTAGCCATCTACACCAAAAAATTAAATAGAGTTTTTGACCTAATTGTCAGATAACAGCTAACCATTAATTATTGAAAATATAACTatcaaacctgcattataaaGACCCCACAGCTGAAGGTGTCCTTCTGCATGGTGTGAGTTACTTCCCCTCCTTTATCCTTTATGTCCACCCAGTCATCTTTTCCAATATCTGAAAATGTCAGTTGTTGAACATAATACAATGTATGATATATGCAGTTGAGGAATATTCCATGTACCAACACTACATGTAGGACAGACATTCCCacccacatacagtatacacatacgtAAAGGCATTTTTCAGCTATGATTTTATCACTCAGAATCCAGAATGGATATGACAATGGGGCCAGCACAGGATGTAATACACCCTTACAACAATCTACTTTTTGGTCTTCTTGACTTGTTATCTGGTAAACTGCTACTATGTCAAGAAAAGAGCCCCAATTAGGGGTTAGTGTACTCCAGTAAAAAAGGGCTGGTTTAGATTAAAAACTATTGCCCCGTGTCCCCGTTCATAGGGGCACGAGAGACTAGTCAGTGGTAGAATTGAGTTGGCACTTTATTGGCCCAAACCCCCATAGACCCACAAGGTTGAGGTTACTCATGGACAGTAATTAGtaatacatttttgttgttgcattgatGCATTGTGTCTTCTAACTGTCCAAGAATAGGACCCAAAGTGTTAGGAAATATTTGTTCCCATAAATACAAAGGAGGATGTCTCTCCTCATACCTCTGGCACTTTAGCCAGACTGCCAGACTGTGCACCACAGAGCCAATCAGGAGAGAATACATACAAGTCAACGGTGCCAattgaaagtcaaggggtgtgccTTTTGGATTACTCTCTCTTTACAGAGAGCCCCTGTGGTTCAAGTCTGCTCTGCTATGTCTGAAAGTGACAGAGCCAGCAGCCAAGAGAGTTTTTCACAGTGTGTCATAAAAAAGTATTACAATTATGAATGTATGTAAAATGCTAATATGTATTAGATCCAGTACAATAGAATAACTAAGACCTGAATTTGAATGCAGCGTGTTCCGATTCCTCCGTCTCTTTCTGTCCAGCAGTGTCAACCAAAAACACTTGGCCTGATGGTTCATGCAGATACTGGGGAAGCAATATAGAAATGTATTGATCCCTTACATGATTTTACTATTAAATGCCCCATATCACAACCCTCATACCTCTTCACAAAACTGTACCTAAATCAATTTTGGAAAAAGGATTTTACTCACAAAAGACGTAGGAATGTATTTTCCCAGTTAGAAATAGTAGGCCATGCATCAAATAACTATTTTCATCAGAAAAATGAACCCTCAAATGCAATTTTGCATTTTGTAAGTTGTCTGCAGGTGGCTTGTTGTGAATGCACTCAAATATCAAGTCATTAGCAGGTTATGTAAACTGCGTTCTAATACTCAACGTAGAAGGATTTGtcttaatgtacagtatatgaaagTGATGCTATAAAAAAAAAGGAAAACcaacaaactaaagggtgtgcaatgtgtagacccactgagtggacattctgaaccttgtttgaagtcgctagatcacatgaccaaggagctattgaaattctaaagtttgaaaaatgtatgtaaaatcatgtgagatgaaaatggacaaactaaagggtgtgcaatatagaagggtagtcaggggacattctgaaccttgtttcagatcagtaggtcacatgaccaaggagctattgaaattagaaACATTGAAAATTCATGTAAAATTGCCTGAGATGAAAATGAACAAACTAAAGGGTATGCCATGTTTAGGGCCACTGAGTGTActttctgaaccttgtttgaagtcagtaggtcatatgaccaaagagctattgaaattcaaaaatataaataaataataaaaaattgtgcGAGAtgtaaatcaacaacaaaaagtgtgtgcaatgtgtgtctatgccatCAGGTTAGCTACAACCAGTTTTGAAAGTTTCAGGagtaatgttattttttttattatatatttttttaggagtaatggttaaagagctattgaaatttgaaaAAAATGATTTGTCACTATGTTCACGGTCCCTAACTGCTGTTGGCGGACGTAAGGAAAACGACAGGCGAATATCCAacctgaaactgtctttacctcggtcAAATAAATCCATCATCTCCCAGGACGTCCCATACTCTCGTTGCAGTTCCATTCGGTAACGAAATTCCTCCCCGCCACCAGACCAGTTTCCGCCCTTCTGAGAGAAAATACTTCGCCTGTGATTCATCAACGACAGAAGGAAAGTTTAAATATAGCCTACAAAAAGAAGACAATCGGATTTAACTTTTGCGTTATCGCGGATTCTACGCTGGAAAACCGGTTAGAGGTCGGTCGCAGTAGTCAGGAGATTGTTGAAATGAGGATGAGCTGAACTCGAGCTGGTACAGTTACGGTACGGAATCATCTCTGGTCTGGATACTCCGGCCATGCTGTTTAGGACAAGTCTAAAATTATCCCAGCAGTTTTGGGTATCAATCCAGTCCGTAATTTCCTACATTTTTTTATGAGAATATATGCTTGTAAATTATGTTAGATTCACGCACGACCAACGTTATCGGTTTACAACGTCAACGAATTAAATCAGAGGTGTAGCCAAAACCATTGGACCTGGCTGCTAAACAAtgttgatattttttttttatagaagTTACATCATAACATCAGATTCTAGAGCGAGCAACAATGCTTCTTTCTCGATCCTCACCAAATGTCACTTCCTGTGGTGGCGATGTAGAAAAAAGATGAAGGGGGAGTGCAATCTGTGATTTATTATTCTGTAGTTGGCCTAAAAGTGATGGTAGATTTATCTCtcgctctttgtgtgtgtgtctccactgTGATTGACTCGGAAAATAATTTACAGAAGAACATAACTGCTGCTACATAGaacaacagtaggcctacattaaatagttgtgtgtgtgtgtgtgctttgtcgTACAGGTCCCTCCGCTGAAAGCTCGACGGCATTATCTAATTCCTTATCTAAGTGGTCAAattattcagagagagagaaattacatTTAATCATTCTGAATTATGAGAACAGTTTACATGTTCAAATAGTATCAATTGTCATGCCTCAACACAACCTCAAGGGGGCAGCACTTTCCCAGGAGATAAGTGACTAAATCAAAACACTGTTCATTATGTTCTTTAGTTTTTCAAATGCATTTTCTGTTATTTCTCCGGGGCTATCTGGAGGTTTTGGCTTTGTGCTCGTAAATACGACGTTCAAAAGCACTTTTATATCAGGAGTGAACTGAATAGCCTACACAATTATTTAAACGTTGCTTTAGTCCTTAGGACTCCAGTCACTTTAATTCTTGAGCAAACGCTGCCCTCTTGTGGTTCCGTTGAAGAATTACAGCGGGGTAATATTTTCACAGGTAAATGTCAAACAGATGGATAGGAGCGAATAATCTTTGTGTCAAACTGTACATTCACCTGGGAAAATGTAGGCCCTAGTCTGTTGTAATCCCACAAGAGATCAAACCAAGTTTTTTTTACAGGGACGAGCAAAAAGAACATGACGTTTTAATAGATGGGTTAGCTGGAAATGTCACGAAAACAATGTGTACGTTTCTATGGGGGGCAGAAGTCAGTGTGTTGTtttgattctggatggccagatagctagccaGAATGACAagtgccatgtggggaatcgtaagtggcttgttcttgataccatgtcttgttttgactgatttcgtgtcaatgctaatatggccCAAATTCGCAAGCTAAtcaacaactgtaacgatgtatttgagagacaagtgctcattgtgcacatgtatttctgtttttaataaacATTGAATtcgaaatatagtttacatgttgtcagcaATGTAAAGCCATCCCCGTGTGTTTTGCCCTATATTTATGCAAGCGTTAGTTTTGTTGCTGAACAACCAACCCTTCTATACCTGCGAGATTTGATTTGTTTACTTTGTTAACGCTGCACTGTTTGTTTTTTTAGGCATTACAAGAGTTTCACAAGTGAGGTGAGTGCAGTATTACTATTTACTAGTACCTATGGAAATACACTCGGTTGAAACGACTTAAAGGAAACAAGTTCGAGCAGTGTTTGAAGTAATATAGATATTCAGTCACATTTGAATTGTAGTCGATTGCTGATTATTTGCAAGGGAGAAACGTACAAATTCTTCGCAAAGGTTTTGCATAATAAACACTGCCCTTTTATTTGCAGATCGTCACAGCTTCACCATGGCTCGCGGCTGCCTCTGCTGTGTCAAATACATGCTGTTCCTTTTCAACCTGCTCTTCTGGGTGGGTGAACAAACTCACTGCACACATCATTTTCAAACAAATTGATCTGATTCGGCATTCTATTTTATTATTAAATCATAGTATACTAAAGGTATAATAATGATTAGAGTAATGACAATcatgtatttatattttattctgcCTCTCAGTTGGGTGGCTGTGGTTTGTTGGGTGTGGGGGTGTGGTTGTCTGTGTCCCAGGGCAGCTTTGCCACCCTATCACCATCCTTCCCCTCCATCTCTGCTGCCAACCTCATCATCACCCTGGGTGCTGTCATCATGGTTACAGGATTCCTGGGTTGCCTGGGTGCCATCAAGGAGAACAAGTGTCTGCTACTGAGTGTGAGTGAACTACACTAACCACGATGCACCACACTACATTGCTTGGCACATTGGCAACctcacctgtctctcttctctcatgtTCCCTGTAGTTTTTCATCACGTTGTTGGCTATTCTGTTGGCGGAGCTGATCCTACTCATCCTGTTCTTCGTATACACAGACAATGTAAGACTCCCATAGAAGCCACCTGTCAATTCAACCCCTGGTTATCCTTCCACCTATGGTTCCTGTACATTTCTCATGATCCACTGTGTGTGCAGGTGAGTGAGAACGCCAGACAGGACCTGAAAGATGGACTTACTCTGTACAGCACCAACAACAACGCTGGCCTCCGCAACGCCTGGAACACCATACAGACAGAGGTACGTTACCTAACTACTAATGATCTACCATACAACCCCACACTAATAGCATAGCATTCCATCAAGGGAGAGGTGCAATATAtaaccctgtctcctctctctccctgtcagtgGCATTGTTGTGGGGTGAATGGGTACACAGACTGGCACACTGCCCTGCAGGAGAAGGTGGTTCCTGACCACTGCTGCCAGGATATCTACCAGGACTGTGGGCGCAATGCCACCAACCAGTTCTGGACACAGGTCAGTTTGTGTTTGTTTAAAAATGTCTGATCTTCTCCCTACCATCAGGGAGTGTGTGTCTGATCTTCTCCCTACcatcagggagtgtgtgtgtctgaacttcTCCCTACcatcagggagtgtgtgtgtctgaacttcTCCCTACcatcagggagtgtgtgtgtgtctgaacttcTCCCTACcatcagggagtgtgtgtgtgtctgatcttCTCCCTACcatcagggagtgtgtgtgtgtctgatcttCTCTCTACcatcagggagtgtgtgtgtgtctgatcttCTCTCTACcatcagggagtgtgtgtgtgtctgatcttCTCCCTACcatcaggga
Proteins encoded in this region:
- the wu:fc27b11 gene encoding uncharacterized protein wu:fc27b11; the encoded protein is MNHRRSIFSQKGGNWSGGGEEFRYRMELQREYGTSWEMMDLFDRDIGKDDWVDIKDKGGEVTHTMQKDTFSCGVFIMQMAKEVAQNLPNIHSQIDMEPSQKQMEQLRKEMAEDILKMSEFNKANNCFM
- the LOC129865022 gene encoding tetraspanin-9-like, which translates into the protein MARGCLCCVKYMLFLFNLLFWLGGCGLLGVGVWLSVSQGSFATLSPSFPSISAANLIITLGAVIMVTGFLGCLGAIKENKCLLLSFFITLLAILLAELILLILFFVYTDNVSENARQDLKDGLTLYSTNNNAGLRNAWNTIQTEWHCCGVNGYTDWHTALQEKVVPDHCCQDIYQDCGRNATNQFWTQGCYEKVEEWLDDNKHLLGTIAMCVLVIQLLGMAFSMTLYQQIHRSGKKYEA